One Onthophagus taurus isolate NC chromosome 11, IU_Otau_3.0, whole genome shotgun sequence genomic window carries:
- the LOC139432224 gene encoding nose resistant to fluoxetine protein 6-like isoform X4 → MKILILILKDYKLLIFALLYKTTLAKKMLRRIYYEVFDASAKFPVGVFDGNRNLLGNFPQCMRVEYKKDGVEIYGKHCLAGLVSAVPDITVQNEKSSSIKTVGNSLGPRSVFQNYININKTKINSRSGYPIEDTKGGYVTFSICIPDACTPSEVHGYFSLQLPLDVQNIFNQLVAPNDDALCQSEPTMEGFSNVDLAFCIFIGVIILLNVCGTLYDVQMTRKGKEPSQWFLAFSFVRNFKELHNVSTSANRISCLDGLRVFSIFWVILGHRFSIAQVLPYVNADYVWVWAHRMYSQYAQGAGSAVDSFLFLSGLLSAMLFIKSQSRPNAKFNIIMFWVHRYLRLTPALAIVYFLHVSVYVHFGSGPVWPMFVHNLRDKCLERWASFFFYYQNYLDSNGMCLLHTWYLSMDMQIFILSPIVLIPLVKYRKIMLKIILPILLAASMIVAWVIPYVYDTPIIYTCSQEISRESA, encoded by the exons atgaagatattaatattgattttgaaGGATTATAAGCTCCTTATTTTTGCACTGCTCTACAAAACAACATTGGCGAAAAAGATGCTGAGGAGGATATATTATGAAG tatttgatGCCTCTGCTAAATTTCCCGTGGGTGTTTTCGATGGAAACAGAAATCTTTTGGGAAATTTCCCGCAATGTATGCGGGTTGAGTATAAAAAAGATGGAGTTGAAATTTATGGTAAACATTGTTTGGCAGGATTAGTTTCAGCAGTACCAGATATTACGGTACAAAATGAAAAGTCATCTTCAATCAAAACCGTTGGG aactcTCTTGGACCTAGAAGtgtctttcaaaattatattaatattaacaaaaccAAGATTAACTCAAGATCTGGGTATCCCATTGAAGACACAAAAGGAGGATATGTTACTTTTTCGATTTGTATCCCGGATGCTTGTACACCAAGTGAAGTTCAtggttatttttctttacaattACCCTTAGatgtacaaaatatttttaatcaattagtTGCTCCTAACGATGACGCTTTGTGTCAAAGTGAACCTACTATGGAAGGATTTAGCAATGTTGATTTAGCTTTTTG tatctTCATTGGTGTTATCATCTTATTAAACGTATGTGGCACCTTATACGATGTCCAAATGACAAGGAAAGGAAAAGAACCATCTCAATGGTTTTTAGCCTTCTCATTCGTACGAAATTTCAAAGAACTTCACAATGTTTCAACTAGCGCAAACAGAATTTCCTGTCTCGATGGTTTGAGagtttttagtattttctgGGTTATTTTGGGCCATAGATTTTCAATCGCCCAAGTTTTACCGTATGTAAACGCCGATTACGTTTGGGTTTGGGCACATAGGATGTACTCTCAATATGCTCAAGGAGCAGGTTCCGCAGTCGACTCTTTCTTATTCCTCAGCGGATTATTATCAGCAATGTTATTCATCAAATCGCAAAGTAGACCAAATGCtaagtttaatattattatgttttgggTTCATCGATATTTGAG acttACTCCTGCTTTAGCTATTGTTTATTTCCTTCACGTTTCTGTTTATGTTCATTTCGGATCTGGACCAGTATGGCCAATGTTTGTACATAATTTAAGGGATAAATGTTTGGAACGATGGgcatcatttttcttttattatcaaaattatttagattcaAATGGAATG tgtcttTTGCATACTTGGTACTTATCTATGGACATGCAAATATTCATTCTTTCACCTATTGTTTTAATACCATTAGttaaatatcgaaaaatcatgttaaaaattattcttccAATTCTTTTAGCAGCTAGTATGATTGTTGCTTGGGTGATTCCTTACGTTTACGACACTCCAat AATTTATACCTGCAGTCAAGAAATTTCAAGAGAATCAGCTTGA
- the LOC139432224 gene encoding nose resistant to fluoxetine protein 6-like isoform X1, producing MKILILILKDYKLLIFALLYKTTLAKKMLRRIYYEVLQREPSKMVRFLILVFLVPLIGAQDIFNSQNVKINSEREVDISSECKKQLDIYYIALTKMEAWAWNLFDASAKFPVGVFDGNRNLLGNFPQCMRVEYKKDGVEIYGKHCLAGLVSAVPDITVQNEKSSSIKTVGNSLGPRSVFQNYININKTKINSRSGYPIEDTKGGYVTFSICIPDACTPSEVHGYFSLQLPLDVQNIFNQLVAPNDDALCQSEPTMEGFSNVDLAFCIFIGVIILLNVCGTLYDVQMTRKGKEPSQWFLAFSFVRNFKELHNVSTSANRISCLDGLRVFSIFWVILGHRFSIAQVLPYVNADYVWVWAHRMYSQYAQGAGSAVDSFLFLSGLLSAMLFIKSQSRPNAKFNIIMFWVHRYLRLTPALAIVYFLHVSVYVHFGSGPVWPMFVHNLRDKCLERWASFFFYYQNYLDSNGMCLLHTWYLSMDMQIFILSPIVLIPLVKYRKIMLKIILPILLAASMIVAWVIPYVYDTPIIYTCSQEISRESA from the exons atgaagatattaatattgattttgaaGGATTATAAGCTCCTTATTTTTGCACTGCTCTACAAAACAACATTGGCGAAAAAGATGCTGAGGAGGATATATTATGAAG TTTTACAGCGAGAACCATCCAAAATGGTTCGGTTTTTAATTCTCGTTTTTTTGGTGCCATTAATCGGTGCTCAAGACATTTTCAAttctcaaaatgttaaaatcaatTCGGAACGAGAGGTGGATATCAGCTCGGAATGTAAAAAGCAATTAGATATTTATTACATTGCGCTTACGAAGATGGAAGCGTGGGCTTGGAATT tatttgatGCCTCTGCTAAATTTCCCGTGGGTGTTTTCGATGGAAACAGAAATCTTTTGGGAAATTTCCCGCAATGTATGCGGGTTGAGTATAAAAAAGATGGAGTTGAAATTTATGGTAAACATTGTTTGGCAGGATTAGTTTCAGCAGTACCAGATATTACGGTACAAAATGAAAAGTCATCTTCAATCAAAACCGTTGGG aactcTCTTGGACCTAGAAGtgtctttcaaaattatattaatattaacaaaaccAAGATTAACTCAAGATCTGGGTATCCCATTGAAGACACAAAAGGAGGATATGTTACTTTTTCGATTTGTATCCCGGATGCTTGTACACCAAGTGAAGTTCAtggttatttttctttacaattACCCTTAGatgtacaaaatatttttaatcaattagtTGCTCCTAACGATGACGCTTTGTGTCAAAGTGAACCTACTATGGAAGGATTTAGCAATGTTGATTTAGCTTTTTG tatctTCATTGGTGTTATCATCTTATTAAACGTATGTGGCACCTTATACGATGTCCAAATGACAAGGAAAGGAAAAGAACCATCTCAATGGTTTTTAGCCTTCTCATTCGTACGAAATTTCAAAGAACTTCACAATGTTTCAACTAGCGCAAACAGAATTTCCTGTCTCGATGGTTTGAGagtttttagtattttctgGGTTATTTTGGGCCATAGATTTTCAATCGCCCAAGTTTTACCGTATGTAAACGCCGATTACGTTTGGGTTTGGGCACATAGGATGTACTCTCAATATGCTCAAGGAGCAGGTTCCGCAGTCGACTCTTTCTTATTCCTCAGCGGATTATTATCAGCAATGTTATTCATCAAATCGCAAAGTAGACCAAATGCtaagtttaatattattatgttttgggTTCATCGATATTTGAG acttACTCCTGCTTTAGCTATTGTTTATTTCCTTCACGTTTCTGTTTATGTTCATTTCGGATCTGGACCAGTATGGCCAATGTTTGTACATAATTTAAGGGATAAATGTTTGGAACGATGGgcatcatttttcttttattatcaaaattatttagattcaAATGGAATG tgtcttTTGCATACTTGGTACTTATCTATGGACATGCAAATATTCATTCTTTCACCTATTGTTTTAATACCATTAGttaaatatcgaaaaatcatgttaaaaattattcttccAATTCTTTTAGCAGCTAGTATGATTGTTGCTTGGGTGATTCCTTACGTTTACGACACTCCAat AATTTATACCTGCAGTCAAGAAATTTCAAGAGAATCAGCTTGA
- the LOC139432224 gene encoding nose resistant to fluoxetine protein 6-like isoform X3 translates to MVRFLILVFLVPLIGAQDIFNSQNVKINSEREVDISSECKKQLDIYYIALTKMEAWAWNLFDASAKFPVGVFDGNRNLLGNFPQCMRVEYKKDGVEIYGKHCLAGLVSAVPDITVQNEKSSSIKTVGNSLGPRSVFQNYININKTKINSRSGYPIEDTKGGYVTFSICIPDACTPSEVHGYFSLQLPLDVQNIFNQLVAPNDDALCQSEPTMEGFSNVDLAFCIFIGVIILLNVCGTLYDVQMTRKGKEPSQWFLAFSFVRNFKELHNVSTSANRISCLDGLRVFSIFWVILGHRFSIAQVLPYVNADYVWVWAHRMYSQYAQGAGSAVDSFLFLSGLLSAMLFIKSQSRPNAKFNIIMFWVHRYLRLTPALAIVYFLHVSVYVHFGSGPVWPMFVHNLRDKCLERWASFFFYYQNYLDSNGMCLLHTWYLSMDMQIFILSPIVLIPLVKYRKIMLKIILPILLAASMIVAWVIPYVYDTPIIYTCSQEISRESA, encoded by the exons ATGGTTCGGTTTTTAATTCTCGTTTTTTTGGTGCCATTAATCGGTGCTCAAGACATTTTCAAttctcaaaatgttaaaatcaatTCGGAACGAGAGGTGGATATCAGCTCGGAATGTAAAAAGCAATTAGATATTTATTACATTGCGCTTACGAAGATGGAAGCGTGGGCTTGGAATT tatttgatGCCTCTGCTAAATTTCCCGTGGGTGTTTTCGATGGAAACAGAAATCTTTTGGGAAATTTCCCGCAATGTATGCGGGTTGAGTATAAAAAAGATGGAGTTGAAATTTATGGTAAACATTGTTTGGCAGGATTAGTTTCAGCAGTACCAGATATTACGGTACAAAATGAAAAGTCATCTTCAATCAAAACCGTTGGG aactcTCTTGGACCTAGAAGtgtctttcaaaattatattaatattaacaaaaccAAGATTAACTCAAGATCTGGGTATCCCATTGAAGACACAAAAGGAGGATATGTTACTTTTTCGATTTGTATCCCGGATGCTTGTACACCAAGTGAAGTTCAtggttatttttctttacaattACCCTTAGatgtacaaaatatttttaatcaattagtTGCTCCTAACGATGACGCTTTGTGTCAAAGTGAACCTACTATGGAAGGATTTAGCAATGTTGATTTAGCTTTTTG tatctTCATTGGTGTTATCATCTTATTAAACGTATGTGGCACCTTATACGATGTCCAAATGACAAGGAAAGGAAAAGAACCATCTCAATGGTTTTTAGCCTTCTCATTCGTACGAAATTTCAAAGAACTTCACAATGTTTCAACTAGCGCAAACAGAATTTCCTGTCTCGATGGTTTGAGagtttttagtattttctgGGTTATTTTGGGCCATAGATTTTCAATCGCCCAAGTTTTACCGTATGTAAACGCCGATTACGTTTGGGTTTGGGCACATAGGATGTACTCTCAATATGCTCAAGGAGCAGGTTCCGCAGTCGACTCTTTCTTATTCCTCAGCGGATTATTATCAGCAATGTTATTCATCAAATCGCAAAGTAGACCAAATGCtaagtttaatattattatgttttgggTTCATCGATATTTGAG acttACTCCTGCTTTAGCTATTGTTTATTTCCTTCACGTTTCTGTTTATGTTCATTTCGGATCTGGACCAGTATGGCCAATGTTTGTACATAATTTAAGGGATAAATGTTTGGAACGATGGgcatcatttttcttttattatcaaaattatttagattcaAATGGAATG tgtcttTTGCATACTTGGTACTTATCTATGGACATGCAAATATTCATTCTTTCACCTATTGTTTTAATACCATTAGttaaatatcgaaaaatcatgttaaaaattattcttccAATTCTTTTAGCAGCTAGTATGATTGTTGCTTGGGTGATTCCTTACGTTTACGACACTCCAat AATTTATACCTGCAGTCAAGAAATTTCAAGAGAATCAGCTTGA
- the LOC139432224 gene encoding nose resistant to fluoxetine protein 6-like isoform X2, with product MKILILILKDYKLLIFALLYKTTLAKKMLRRIYYEVLQREPSKMVRFLILVFLVPLIGAQDIFNSQNVKINSEREVDISSECKKQLDIYYIALTKMEAWAWNLFDASAKFPVGVFDGNRNLLGNFPQCMRVEYKKDGVEIYGKHCLAGLVSAVPDITVQNEKSSSIKTVGNSLGPRSVFQNYININKTKINSRSGYPIEDTKGGYVTFSICIPDACTPSEVHGYFSLQLPLDVQNIFNQLVAPNDDALCQSEPTMEGFSNVDLAFCIFIGVIILLNVCGTLYDVQMTRKGKEPSQWFLAFSFVRNFKELHNVSTSANRISCLDGLRVFSIFWVILGHRFSIAQVLPYVNADYVWVWAHRMYSQYAQGAGSAVDSFLFLSGLLSAMLFIKSQSRPNAKFNIIMFWVHRYLRLTPALAIVYFLHVSVYVHFGSGPVWPMFVHNLRDKCLERWASFFFYYQNYLDSNGMCLLHTWYLSMDMQIFILSPIVLIPLVKYRKIMLKIILPILLAASMIVAWVIPYVYDTPIG from the exons atgaagatattaatattgattttgaaGGATTATAAGCTCCTTATTTTTGCACTGCTCTACAAAACAACATTGGCGAAAAAGATGCTGAGGAGGATATATTATGAAG TTTTACAGCGAGAACCATCCAAAATGGTTCGGTTTTTAATTCTCGTTTTTTTGGTGCCATTAATCGGTGCTCAAGACATTTTCAAttctcaaaatgttaaaatcaatTCGGAACGAGAGGTGGATATCAGCTCGGAATGTAAAAAGCAATTAGATATTTATTACATTGCGCTTACGAAGATGGAAGCGTGGGCTTGGAATT tatttgatGCCTCTGCTAAATTTCCCGTGGGTGTTTTCGATGGAAACAGAAATCTTTTGGGAAATTTCCCGCAATGTATGCGGGTTGAGTATAAAAAAGATGGAGTTGAAATTTATGGTAAACATTGTTTGGCAGGATTAGTTTCAGCAGTACCAGATATTACGGTACAAAATGAAAAGTCATCTTCAATCAAAACCGTTGGG aactcTCTTGGACCTAGAAGtgtctttcaaaattatattaatattaacaaaaccAAGATTAACTCAAGATCTGGGTATCCCATTGAAGACACAAAAGGAGGATATGTTACTTTTTCGATTTGTATCCCGGATGCTTGTACACCAAGTGAAGTTCAtggttatttttctttacaattACCCTTAGatgtacaaaatatttttaatcaattagtTGCTCCTAACGATGACGCTTTGTGTCAAAGTGAACCTACTATGGAAGGATTTAGCAATGTTGATTTAGCTTTTTG tatctTCATTGGTGTTATCATCTTATTAAACGTATGTGGCACCTTATACGATGTCCAAATGACAAGGAAAGGAAAAGAACCATCTCAATGGTTTTTAGCCTTCTCATTCGTACGAAATTTCAAAGAACTTCACAATGTTTCAACTAGCGCAAACAGAATTTCCTGTCTCGATGGTTTGAGagtttttagtattttctgGGTTATTTTGGGCCATAGATTTTCAATCGCCCAAGTTTTACCGTATGTAAACGCCGATTACGTTTGGGTTTGGGCACATAGGATGTACTCTCAATATGCTCAAGGAGCAGGTTCCGCAGTCGACTCTTTCTTATTCCTCAGCGGATTATTATCAGCAATGTTATTCATCAAATCGCAAAGTAGACCAAATGCtaagtttaatattattatgttttgggTTCATCGATATTTGAG acttACTCCTGCTTTAGCTATTGTTTATTTCCTTCACGTTTCTGTTTATGTTCATTTCGGATCTGGACCAGTATGGCCAATGTTTGTACATAATTTAAGGGATAAATGTTTGGAACGATGGgcatcatttttcttttattatcaaaattatttagattcaAATGGAATG tgtcttTTGCATACTTGGTACTTATCTATGGACATGCAAATATTCATTCTTTCACCTATTGTTTTAATACCATTAGttaaatatcgaaaaatcatgttaaaaattattcttccAATTCTTTTAGCAGCTAGTATGATTGTTGCTTGGGTGATTCCTTACGTTTACGACACTCCAat aggataa